In Leifsonia sp. ZF2019, a genomic segment contains:
- a CDS encoding RraA family protein has translation MSVRIGAVPAPLPADLLEKLGRVSFPTLGHYLEEGFADPGIVRLAGAGRVVGRAITVRTTATDSTMLHHAAGLVESGDVIVVDTGGDVRHAPLGQVVATALALRGAAGAIVDGAATDIEEIAPLGLPVHGRGLSMLTTKLHDIDAGALNVPIVCGGVVVTPGDVVLADANGVLFASMDVLEAVIDIALADDAEEPDLIQDLRDGGRLGDLTGATATVEGFLV, from the coding sequence ATGTCCGTCCGCATCGGTGCCGTCCCGGCGCCTCTCCCGGCCGACCTGCTCGAGAAGCTGGGACGCGTGTCGTTCCCGACGCTCGGCCACTACCTCGAGGAAGGGTTCGCCGATCCGGGCATCGTCCGCCTGGCCGGCGCCGGACGCGTCGTCGGCAGGGCGATCACCGTGCGCACCACCGCGACCGACTCGACGATGCTCCACCACGCGGCCGGACTCGTCGAGTCGGGCGACGTGATCGTCGTCGACACCGGCGGGGATGTGCGGCACGCGCCCCTCGGTCAGGTCGTCGCCACGGCCCTCGCGCTCCGGGGAGCCGCCGGCGCCATCGTCGACGGCGCGGCGACCGACATCGAGGAGATCGCTCCGCTCGGCCTGCCCGTCCACGGCCGGGGGCTCAGCATGCTGACCACGAAGCTCCACGACATCGACGCCGGCGCCCTCAACGTCCCGATCGTCTGCGGCGGCGTGGTCGTCACGCCCGGCGACGTCGTCCTCGCCGACGCGAACGGGGTGCTCTTCGCGTCCATGGACGTGCTCGAGGCCGTGATCGACATCGCCCTCGCCGACGACGCCGAGGAGCCCGACCTCATCCAGGACCTCCGCGACGGCGGCCGGCTCGGCGACCTCACCGGCGCCACGGCGACCGTCGAAGGCTTCCTGGTCTGA
- a CDS encoding 3-keto-5-aminohexanoate cleavage protein, with protein sequence MLLKAAINGGRTPDEFPGVPLTAADIAQQAAEALAAGATVVHAHARAADGAQTIAPEHVGAMVRAFRAAAPGAEIGTTTGLWTCSGHDERMRLVAAWPADALPDFASVAFSEDGAAEAAQLVLERGMVLESAVWSMDDVPALLASPTLHRNVRILIEPDVESASEAVDLCRRIAAVLRDAGVTAPLLYHGYDGSVWPVVRAAIEDGCETRIGLEDGLTREDGSLAEGNAELVRLVRVLEAVPAR encoded by the coding sequence ATGCTCCTCAAAGCCGCCATCAACGGCGGGCGCACGCCCGACGAGTTCCCCGGCGTCCCCCTGACCGCCGCCGACATCGCCCAGCAGGCCGCGGAGGCGCTCGCCGCCGGTGCGACCGTCGTGCACGCCCACGCACGCGCCGCCGACGGTGCCCAGACCATCGCACCCGAGCATGTCGGGGCCATGGTGCGGGCGTTCCGGGCGGCGGCTCCGGGCGCGGAGATCGGGACGACGACGGGTCTGTGGACGTGTTCCGGACACGATGAGCGCATGCGTCTCGTCGCCGCGTGGCCCGCCGACGCGCTCCCGGACTTCGCGTCCGTGGCGTTCAGTGAGGACGGCGCTGCGGAGGCGGCGCAGCTGGTGCTCGAGCGCGGCATGGTGCTCGAGAGCGCGGTGTGGTCGATGGACGACGTTCCGGCCCTCCTGGCCTCGCCGACCCTGCACCGCAACGTGCGCATCCTGATCGAGCCCGACGTCGAGTCCGCCTCCGAGGCCGTCGACCTGTGCCGTCGCATCGCGGCTGTGCTTCGCGACGCAGGAGTGACAGCGCCCCTCCTGTACCACGGCTATGACGGCTCGGTCTGGCCGGTCGTCCGAGCCGCCATCGAGGACGGCTGCGAGACCCGCATCGGGCTCGAGGACGGTCTCACCCGGGAGGACGGATCCCTCGCCGAGGGGAACGCCGAGCTGGTCCGGCTGGTCCGTGTGCTGGAGGCCGTCCCGGCGCGGTGA
- a CDS encoding Lrp/AsnC family transcriptional regulator — MIDDTDRSLIELLMRDGRRPYTEIAAELEVSEATVRGRVTRLQESGILRIVALCNPLTLGHQSVRLMIGVRDHSPRAVAKTLGEMAMVNHVALGTGARDIYVEATCRDLGQLVTLLDDVRRVPGVTDIDEFVLLELFKDYSWVGLREKSGQSAGQSFGS, encoded by the coding sequence ATGATCGACGACACCGATCGCTCGCTGATCGAGCTCCTCATGCGCGACGGCCGGCGGCCCTACACCGAGATCGCCGCCGAGCTCGAGGTGAGCGAGGCGACGGTCCGTGGCCGTGTGACGCGCCTGCAGGAGTCGGGCATCCTGCGGATCGTCGCGCTCTGCAACCCGCTCACCCTGGGGCACCAGTCGGTGCGGCTCATGATCGGCGTCCGTGACCACTCGCCGCGCGCGGTGGCGAAGACGCTCGGCGAGATGGCGATGGTCAACCATGTCGCGCTCGGCACCGGCGCTCGCGACATCTACGTGGAGGCGACCTGCCGGGACCTCGGGCAGCTGGTGACACTGCTGGACGACGTCCGCCGGGTGCCCGGCGTCACCGACATCGACGAGTTCGTGCTCCTCGAGCTCTTCAAGGACTACTCGTGGGTGGGCCTGCGGGAGAAGTCCGGTCAGAGCGCCGGTCAGAGCTTCGGGAGCTGA
- a CDS encoding Lrp/AsnC family transcriptional regulator, which produces MDIDTIDRKIIDQLRIDGRRSFAVIGRNVGLSEPSVRARYRRLSKAGIVQVVGMADAPKLGEIEVHVAIRVRGVAVATVAKQLAQVPEIKYIASAVGAYDLIIDLRCDDVVHLSSILNERVRRVNGVHDLETLTVLEVLKDSYLWAGFREDPAPADAAVIKRRTAARQLPKL; this is translated from the coding sequence ATGGACATCGACACGATCGATCGCAAGATCATCGACCAGCTGAGGATCGACGGCCGACGATCGTTCGCCGTGATCGGCCGCAACGTCGGGCTCTCGGAGCCCAGCGTCCGCGCACGCTACCGCCGCCTCTCGAAGGCCGGCATCGTGCAGGTCGTGGGCATGGCCGATGCGCCGAAGCTGGGGGAGATCGAGGTGCACGTCGCCATCCGGGTGCGAGGCGTCGCCGTCGCGACCGTCGCGAAACAGCTGGCCCAGGTGCCGGAGATCAAGTACATCGCCAGCGCGGTGGGCGCCTACGATCTCATCATCGATCTCCGCTGCGACGACGTCGTGCACCTCAGCAGCATCCTCAACGAGCGTGTCCGGCGGGTGAACGGCGTGCACGACCTCGAGACGCTGACCGTGCTGGAGGTGCTGAAGGACAGCTACCTCTGGGCAGGTTTCCGGGAGGATCCGGCCCCGGCCGACGCCGCGGTGATCAAACGGCGGACGGCGGCCCGTCAGCTCCCGAAGCTCTGA
- a CDS encoding CPBP family intramembrane glutamic endopeptidase, whose protein sequence is MSAAQTDPATPVAAPSSRRVPYAPDPRVRWGLPAALLAVVAVAAVWIALVAIVDAVAAGADIAGLIVWVVTYAAVIVAAVVVTKTRGSGSLRTDYGLAFRWYDVFIGLGTGVGLLIVTAPISAVIEALYGQKAQSNDQAASSSGIWLVVNGFVAVAVVAPFCEELLLRGLVLRGIRNSILRRSAGAAGEPTRGARRTAAIVAVLGSALLFAALHLHEGIGSPVTLTNLGVVTFCLGVVNGVYAARTGRLGPGIWTHVFFNLITTTLLTVRAHS, encoded by the coding sequence ATGAGCGCCGCGCAGACCGATCCGGCGACCCCGGTCGCCGCGCCCTCCTCGCGGCGGGTTCCGTACGCTCCCGATCCGCGGGTCCGCTGGGGGCTCCCGGCAGCGCTGCTGGCTGTCGTCGCGGTCGCGGCCGTCTGGATCGCGCTCGTCGCGATCGTCGACGCGGTGGCGGCCGGCGCGGACATCGCCGGCCTGATCGTCTGGGTCGTCACCTACGCCGCCGTCATCGTGGCGGCCGTCGTCGTCACGAAGACACGCGGGTCGGGCTCGCTGCGGACCGACTACGGCCTCGCGTTCCGCTGGTACGACGTCTTCATCGGCCTCGGAACGGGCGTCGGACTGCTCATCGTCACCGCGCCGATCAGCGCCGTCATCGAGGCCCTCTACGGCCAGAAGGCGCAGTCCAACGACCAGGCGGCCTCGTCCAGCGGGATCTGGCTGGTGGTCAACGGGTTCGTCGCCGTCGCCGTCGTCGCGCCGTTCTGCGAGGAGCTGCTGCTGCGCGGCCTCGTGCTCCGGGGCATCCGCAACAGCATCCTGCGACGCTCGGCCGGCGCGGCCGGGGAACCGACCCGCGGCGCCCGCCGCACCGCCGCGATCGTCGCGGTGCTCGGCAGTGCGCTGCTGTTCGCCGCCCTCCACCTGCACGAGGGGATCGGCAGCCCGGTCACGCTCACCAACCTCGGAGTCGTCACCTTCTGCCTCGGCGTGGTCAACGGCGTCTACGCCGCGCGCACGGGCCGACTGGGCCCGGGCATCTGGACACACGTGTTCTTCAACCTCATCACGACCACCCTGCTGACCGTCCGCGCGCACTCGTAG
- a CDS encoding GIY-YIG nuclease family protein, which produces MTSTAPALCALCPAAAHPGAPVRLCLPHLLEAHDWAEGEFGVTDLLPSPCAFCGSRLGVRYPSGWLCAVCEWRANELPPEGAAASRVDVVYYLRYRDRIKIGTTANPAQRFAALPHDEVLAFERGDRKREQQRHTEFAHLRIPGTEWFETDLRLLRHVAGLRASAGDPWDLLARWRSERAARA; this is translated from the coding sequence GTGACCTCGACGGCTCCCGCTCTCTGCGCCCTCTGCCCCGCCGCAGCGCATCCCGGCGCGCCCGTGCGGCTCTGCCTGCCGCACCTGCTCGAGGCGCACGACTGGGCCGAGGGCGAGTTCGGCGTGACCGATCTGCTCCCGTCACCGTGCGCGTTCTGCGGGTCCCGGCTGGGCGTGCGCTATCCCTCCGGATGGCTCTGTGCCGTGTGCGAGTGGCGCGCGAACGAGCTGCCGCCCGAGGGAGCCGCCGCCTCACGCGTCGATGTCGTCTACTACCTGCGTTACCGCGACCGCATCAAGATCGGCACGACCGCGAACCCCGCACAGCGGTTCGCGGCGCTCCCGCACGACGAGGTCCTCGCCTTCGAGCGGGGCGACCGGAAGCGCGAGCAGCAGCGGCACACGGAGTTCGCCCACCTGCGCATCCCGGGCACCGAATGGTTCGAGACCGACCTGCGCCTGCTGCGGCATGTCGCCGGGCTGCGGGCGTCGGCGGGAGACCCGTGGGACCTCCTCGCGCGGTGGCGCAGCGAGCGAGCGGCCCGCGCCTAA
- a CDS encoding DUF2087 domain-containing protein, with the protein MTSVERSDWRPIVAALANADARRLFAEIEVGRTLDEVGSGLSPSRRRRALDGLARAGMIAIDGSSAGVAAERFADILRDAPARPVRTGVDRFLDAQGRIDRYPSGAADRQALLEHVAETVLAPDETVDEAEFSVRLLRFSDDTAGLRRRLVDAALVGRTPSGSSYSRNSM; encoded by the coding sequence ATGACGTCCGTAGAGCGATCCGACTGGCGCCCGATCGTCGCCGCCCTCGCCAACGCGGACGCTCGTCGACTGTTCGCCGAGATCGAGGTGGGCCGTACCCTCGACGAGGTCGGCAGCGGCCTCTCCCCGTCTCGTCGCCGCCGCGCCCTCGACGGGCTGGCGCGCGCCGGGATGATCGCGATCGACGGCTCGTCGGCGGGTGTCGCCGCAGAGCGGTTCGCGGACATACTGCGTGACGCGCCGGCCCGACCGGTGCGCACCGGCGTCGACCGCTTCCTCGACGCTCAGGGACGGATCGATCGCTACCCCTCAGGCGCGGCGGACCGCCAGGCGTTGCTGGAGCATGTGGCCGAGACGGTGCTCGCGCCCGACGAGACGGTGGACGAAGCGGAGTTCAGCGTCCGCCTCCTCCGCTTCAGCGACGACACGGCGGGCCTGCGACGCCGCCTCGTCGATGCCGCCCTCGTCGGACGAACCCCGTCGGGATCGTCGTATTCCCGAAACAGCATGTAG